Genomic window (Maniola jurtina chromosome 8, ilManJurt1.1, whole genome shotgun sequence):
gatggaaaagccccgaggttacgggctatggacaaaaagtcctataggaggaaggaggtggaccctaggataagggtcattaaaaatttggatctggagggaaaggaccctaggataagggtcattaaaaatttggatctggagggaaataaggacaatcatatatgtatcccggtagaagagagacgcgccaaggctcggaatccgcgattttccaataagaagggaagaagaaaatatgtgcgtaaaactattgcgttgaaagtgtatgaaaatgttttgtgatttaaatcgagaactggcggcgattaactttaagtttagagagtttattttatcaaaaggacaagaagttcacttacacatattcatattaagaatcgctcccgattctaaatataaatatagaagaaaacataatctttaaaggtatggtgactatacaataatataaaaagtcaaaacacgttatattcgttaacaaactatacctacatctagctaagatatctatggtgtttgacactgtttgattaaactttaaactttgtaaaagatttttcctccagtatgagtttcggcaagtacattatgtagtagagctaggtagtttacataccataattagtcctagctttatgtaattgtagcataataggtatgttcgttttgtgtaccatatttatgagatttagctttaaagtgatgcgtgtatgtacggactttaatagtattttcctaacaaatagacatattttgaatttgtataattgacttatataatatagttcatcagttttcttatataattctttagtgggaaggagagtctagttggaacagaacttttaacaatttattttgagatacttgaaaccctttaaagtagtttttagtaattagttttacatgctcatccccaaatctctatattttgaatttgtataattgacttatataatatagttcatcagttttcttatataattctttagtgggaaggagagtctagttggaacagaacttttaacaatttattttgagatacttgaaaccctttaaagtagtttttagtaattagttttacatgctcatccccaaatctctattgagtgttcctgtaaaatattggcttgtgagttataattgatacttcggactttatgcatgtacctaccttctttgattaaatggaggcctcctttagttgctactggtctcgcaatttttgatatctttatgatttttgaaaaattatttataaatttagagtgtctgcatctttttattttaatattagcggaagagaacagaaaaatgaattttagattaaaggctaaatttgagtgctactgtagactggcaggtaaagttgcgagggtaaatagtttgttctaattatatcggatggaaagggttgctgcgagtgctctaaaattaagttgcaatcataatcaataccaatgtatcaataaaactgtatattccttctagttaaggttagcaagaatattaatttaattaattactatcttaatttttttttgttttgttgaactaagtctttgtcattttggttgtgaagtttacatgttacttaagttttaattttttttttaaaagcgatgagactcgcttaaaacaggatggccgagctgtaagcttggcccatcttaattatctataaacgtatagaagttactgattagatagttggcgccactcaaatcataacaaatcataacatcatattagaaggcgtcattgattggctgaagttgttcaacatctgatcgataaacgtactgtatataaaattcttatagtttttagttgatgaattgtagcataataaaggataatatttgtaatcaatatataagatgaaaacatctttattacttagatgatttgttaaacgagcttgatgatttgtatattagtcactaagtttattcattgtacaatttggattggccgataacgataagataaaaaggggagtggctaataaacgtggagaggttacctgtaagagtggttttaaaacgacgacattcggaaatatactaacgtaagaggaacaacatttatttgacacaaatgtaaaagttaataaatttaaatatgaaataaaagtataataatttatcatgaagattgtgtttgtgatttcgtcagaccttacccaaaataaaggaataaatccaaaaaccgtaaatttgtggttacatcattaaaaaaaattaaaatgctttaattttcaaagtaagataactacaccaagtggggttatcatatgaaagggcttttcctgtatattctaaaacagatttttatttatttttataaattacagtttttatttatcaagcaaaatgtcggaataattacccgagtacggaaccctcggtgtgcgagtctgactcgcacttggccggttcttaTTACAGAAGATCAaacagtttccgcgggattttcaaaaacctaatcgTGGTCGAAATTGCGGGCACCATTCTACTAATTTCTATGACGTGCTTCTTAATATCTTACCTTCTTCATCTTCGCGCTTTTTCACGACCTCTTCTTCATCGTAGCTGGAATCTGAAGAATGTTCTTCAATTTTTTTGGGCTGTTTTGATTCTTCATCACTCTCAGAATCACTCATTTCTTCTGAAAACACAATGAATACACCATACTTTATTTCTGTACACCTAGTAAGCTTTTACAATTTTCGGAAATGGAATTTGGTGCTGAGTTCCGGTTCTGATTAGTCGTAAATAACGAAAGGCGGTTAGTCTATCaaatcacagacagacactttttctttatttatataattaatatatatatttggtggtggtataatattattgtgcaCTGATAGATCACAGTTCACAGAAACCTATCTAATAGAAACTATGGCCTATGGTATGGCTTTAACCCAACCAATTTTTGACCActataactaggtaggtagatatatgaCTAAGTTTGCAATTACCAAAGTACTTTCGATCTTCTTCgttgctataatattatatgttacATTCAATATCGTTAAAATGCAGGTAGCTGTTGCCAAGCAAACttgctgtaggtacctacctatctacgcaaGCGCACTGTTAGGTAGATGAAGACTAAATAACTACATACACAATATTTGATATAGAGAGCAAAATATGAGTTCGTAGGAAAAGTAGGCACCTACGTGTGTACCTACGTACAATAATATGATATGAGCCctcgcggacgaaatcgcgggcatacgCTAGTGTAAATATAAATTCTAAAGACCTATGACCTGACTGGCACTTAACTGGACCTGGTTCAAAGCACCATGATATGAatacagtaggtacttttaccTTTTGTCAAATACTCCACATATAACTCCCGCAACGTCCTTAGCCTTTGTGCTTACACTATTAGTACAATAGGTACGTACATAATGTACGAATACGTTCCTTTGTTTGTGTAACTGCCCGAAAAGCGAAGGGTCGCTACTTTGCCCATGTAAGAGCTTAAACAGCTTAGACCTTCCGTAAGGTCGAAATATTACAAGTACGTCGCCTACGTCACACAAAcgtttaataaaatacataagtaagtaCTGGAAATAATAAACATgtatccgtactaatattataaatgcgaaagtgtctatctgtctgtttttctgctagcttttcagttgaaccgattttgatgtttggtacagagttagcttacatcccggggatgggcataggcaactttttatccgggaaaattaaagaagttcccacgggattcataaaggtccatctgtttaaccgatttatatgaaagttaGAGAGGTAGCtagcgtcccggaaattgagatAGGCGACTttgtatcccgaaaaatcaaggagttcccacgggatttttaaaaataattttatataagacGTACAGTTATTTGTGTTAACTGTTACAAGGGGCCAAAGTGATATTTTCTTTCTCGCTGCGCTCGTCAGACAAATATTTCGTAAGTTCGTAGAAGCGTAGacacgatttttgtttgacATAGCCCTTCTATagtaatttagttcaatggatcaattttattatttgcagGCAGCATTATCACACCGCAAGGAGTCGGCGGCGCCGCTGACGGCAGAGAGGGACGGCACTATCTTCCGTCACCCTCTGTCGTACCCCCTCGCGTTGGTGCTACGACTTCGGGTTTTGCAGGTAACattgattcatcatcatcatcatcattatcaaccgttagacgtccactgctggacataggtctcttgtaggggcttgacacgccacggttttgcagcacctgaatccaacggctccTTCCGATTCCAGATTCCACCTAGTGGATTTCACCTAGTGGATTTCACCTAGTGGATTCCACCTAGTGGATTCCACCTGGTGGATTCCACCTGGTGGATTTCACCTAGTGGattccacctagtggggggtcttcaaacgctgcgctttccggtgggAGGTCCACATTCTAGCACCATTTACGTATTGATTTTTCAAACtagtatgtgccctgcccattgccacttcagcttcgcaatttGACAATTAATGTATCTGGTTCTCCTAGGGTCTATAaaggatctccttatttctgatttacCTGAAAGTGATGacataataattaggtatcatAATAGAAAAAGTAATCCTctgtattaaatattattctaagctACGCAACGTTTAATTACTTAGGAAGCCCAGAAAACCATCTTTGCGATTATCTTAATTAATATTCCGATCTTAATCCTATTGAAATCCTGCGGGATGCTTTTACTTGAATTTCAGTTAAAATCTTCTAAACTCGATCTGAAACGTAATGGTGCGGCTTCAACCAATTTAGgcagattatatttttaatccccgacccaaaaagaggggtgttataagtttgacgtgcgtatctgtgtatctgtctgtggcatcgtagctcctaaactaatgaaccgattttaatttagttttttttgtttgaaaggtggcttgatcgagagtgttcttagctataatccacgaaaatcggttcagtcgtttgtaagttatcagatcttttctagttactgtaaccttcacttgtcgggtgtgttataaatttataatttacacttgtttacgcaTTATTTAACATATCTGCTAAGGATTACCTACCTTACTTAAAATTCTATGTTCACCCTCGCTCATTTTCTCAAACCGCACAATCTTTCAATGTAATATTGTATGGAACACCAGAAACGCTTTCATATCCCGACGCCCGTGTCGGGAAGTAATTGGATTTCCCGAACAGAGATTTGAGCCATTTATGATTCTTCTTGAGACGTCATTGATCTGGTACTTTGTCGAACAAAGGGACCATCTGATTGAATAGGTATCGATACCTACCTTTTTTATTGATGACTAAGTCAGTTTCAATTTGTGCGAAAAAACTCAGGCGGAGATTTATAGAGGGGGTAGGTAATTTGGCCACAGTTTGACTGCTGGGAtctaagcttcagttaaaatgagacagattcaTCTCAgctataacgctgtctcgttttagcagtGACTTAAATCTGaccaaattcaaagtgcgctaTACAGATCTCGCTGCAAGtttattaagaaaaaattaCACTAGGTATATAGGGTGTAACCATAACGCTGGCAAAAACGAAGACGTGATAGTAATTGGTACGAAGTTATAGTGATaagataaatttttaaaatcccgtattttttaaaatttcacaatatattgcaaataaaacatctgactgacgctagaggtcaacgaacgtcccgtaaataggtcactcgaagtcaatgtcgCTTCGTAGTAGGggtattgacccgagttttgcacgctatacaaggcgggtttgaaaaatactaaatcacttaaaCTACAATATAAGGCAAATGATTATTGGCAtaggattgtgttaaggtagtataataataacgctaagtttttgcaagCATTCTGGTTAGTATATGTATACTCAAAGGTAAATATCCAGCtaacttattttaaattttaatacattatgtttatttactttattttattagtacaccccttccactttctttaatttttattatctcctcaccctaaggttgcctggaagagatcgctattttagcgataaggccgcctcttgtacataaatctttattgttattatttatatattactgtcttgttggtgtacaataaagaatattttacttttactttttactaaCTTCCCTTTGGAACCAAGCAACTTTGAAGCTTTGAAGTTGGAAAGCTTACACCCAcagttgaaagttgaaactcCGCCAAAGTTCACACAAAACAAAATGCGACGCGCTGGCTAGTGCGGGTGGTGTTTTTTCGAcaagtttttaattaagtttgctaaccaggTTTTCACGGTGGCttacttttaattatttgttaaacCTGTTAGTGGTGAAGGTAGCTTTATAgctatatttgaattttaacgtgtatttttttaaatccaaagtATATTGTTACACATTTTCTGACagacttttacaaaataaagaaGACATAATCCTTTACAAGTAGAACAGTTTTCATTTATAAGTGCACCTGTAATAGACAACCATACtgcaatgattttttttttgtgcaacgggtggtgtttgaaccgccgacctttcggaattcaatccgctcttcaaccgttgagctatcgaggctctagctgattaattttctttttgtagCATGTCGCATTGTCGCATGTTACATTAATAACACTTATTTGTTGCAGATCGTATGCGGCATTTCCACGCTGGTGATGGGTAGTGTTGCGTTCATCGAGGAGCGACACAAATTCAACATGGGGCTCGGTATACCGGCCGGAAGTCTTAGTGTGTTAGCAGCAGGTAAGGTCAAGGTCATTTGGTAGGTCaaaaatacagggtgtaattagaacgctagcacAAACTTAGCGCTATAATTATcgtactacctaaacacaacaATTAACTATTTGcttatacttatatacttatagttttagtgatttagtatttgaAACCcacattgtatagcgtgcaaaacccGGTGTCTATCCGCGGGGTGTAtatacgcaacgttcgttgacctccagcgtcagtcagatattttatttgcaatacattgcgaactttttaAATACaggattatttttttcgtgtttTTGTGATATCTATGATTATGAGTGATAATctctatcacctgtcttcgtatTTGCTAGCGTTATAATAACACCCTGTACCATAAAGAATAATGAtctatttatgaaaattcagGCAAAGTAACCTGTGGTAtctacaaattttaattttattgttcctCAGCGGTCTCAATACACACGTCACGTGGTTGGGGCGTCTCCAGCGGTGCTAGTGCGGGCACAGCAGCGGCGATACTGTGGGCTGCTTCAAGCTGTCTCCTGATAGCATTGATAGTGCAGTGCTCAAGGACCATACTCGACCCTCCTGGCTTCAACCATGGGTAAGATGTGTAGTGATGTAAGATAGATGTAGACCACCACCACcagaccaccaccaccaccaccacactCGACCACcagaccaccaccaccaccaccaccagagACTAGCGCGCGCACAGCAGCGGCTGCTTCAAGCTGATAGCATTGATGGTACCTACAGTGCTCAAGGACCATACTGGACCCTCCGAAATTCGATCATTACTGTTAGTAATGATCGAATCTGTACCTAGtactattattaataatgaGTGGCAATTTTGTAAGTGGATGGTAATCGTAGAGATGTATGCAGCTTTATCAAAAATTCATTCACCATTTGAAAAATAGATAGTTAGATaggctataatataatattattttgtgaatataatataacctgctaatttattaatattttaataccgCAAGTGTTCTGTAAAAGTACAAAATGCTTACAGGTGAACAACTGAGTGATACAAATAATTGAATATAACTAACTTATTTacttgaataatataatttcgTAAGTGCGGTGGCGTGTAGGCGTGAACGCTAAAGTAATTAACTTTGGCTCGGCATCAAATTAGTGGCGCACCAGAGAGATATAAAGACATAAAATAATTAGCGTATTTTGCATTTAATTACAGTGTTGCCTTAATATATATAACGTAGGTTATAGAACTTACTTTGACCTTTCTCAGACTGAAGACACTGTTAAAGAGAGACAGCGTTCTATTGCTGGCATgaaactgtctcgttttaactaaaacatAAGTCTGAgttatcccgcttccatcttagactgcaccatcattcatcacttaccaccaggtgagattgcaatcaatcAAATTGCAAATCAGAAAGCACGGTAGATCTCAGTTATATGATTCAAATGAGACAATGTTAAGTCTCTGATTTATTtactacaattaattaattaaagtatcgactattctcacaaattagtcgatactttaatagtcgatactttaattaatttcttaaactggaccttttcaagtaaagatttttatataaacctgtgaggatgatactgccactgtcggaatcagaatgtcgtattagtttacaaattgtgaaaaaccaaattaaatttgaatttcgcgggcaagccggtctcatgccccttaagcaGATAGAGTGAAAAAGTAACAACGATACACAGAAACACTTtcatattttacaataatactaCCTACTTCTTGCGCGCACAcgcacatgcacacacacacacacacacacacacagtgaTTATAATCGTGAATAGTGCTAGGATAagaaaataaatcataatactTCACGAATTATATTTTACTGAAGAAACATTTTATCGCAGGGACGGTCCCGACGAAGAAGCAAAGCCATCATCGCGCGACCTAGTCGTCATAGCGTGCGTGCAAATCGCTCTCGCGGCCGCGACGCTGCTGAGTGCGGTGATCTGCGCGCGCATCGACTGCAGCGCATGACGCGAGCCGGCGGGCGCCCTCGCGCGGCGCCGCGTCAGCGAGGCGCCCGCCTCCGCGCCCGCTCCCGCTCCCGCTCCCAGCGTGCCGCCGCCCGACGCTGAACGCGAGAAAGGAGGACGCGTTGCCTGGCTTATTTAGACTTTTACCCAAGTGacgattttctttctttttcccTAAAAacccttttaaaaaaaaaggaaaaacgaaaccctcataggatcactttgttgtttgtctgtctgtctgtccatctgtcgtgtctgtcaagaaaacctctagagtacttcccgttgacctagaatcatgaaattcgggaggtaggtaggtcttatagcacaagtaaaggaaaaaatccgaaaaccgcgaatttgtggttacatcacaaaaaaaaaatatttgtccaTGAAagaataattagtattttcaattcgcaaagtagataactataccaagtggggtatcataatattatgaaagggctttacctgaacattctaaaatagttttttttttgcattaagTATAGTTTTGATTtgtcatgcaaaatgtcggaaaaatacccgagtacggaacccttgatgcgcgagtttgactcgcacttggccggttttttttctacTTAGAATACTCTCAACTAAATAGTAGGTGGTTAGATGAAGTGAAACTTTAGCCATATCGTCAGAGACTGCTgttaattacattaattattatgtgactttactaacattatgcgtattacatatttttcactatcttaataaagttattttaactcattattatagttagtaaatacataatactaAAGCTATAgctttcaataaattaattcaaCGATATATCGTTGAATCAatttattgaatattaatttattttaatttttgacataaTTCTTTACAGATgcttaagcaaccaaagtccatgaaatttggcacacatattccagaaactaatatctgtgcctccggtgttttagatttttctaaaaatatgtagttttaaaattacaggggctcaaagatttgtatgtgaattttaagaccgcgtaactttgaaaccgaatattttaacagaaatctggaaaaccacaggcatagatattagtttctagaatatgtctgcaaaatttcatggactttggttgctttgtattcaaatgaaattggaactacgtttgtatgaagcgagtgacggagagacccctcttaattatgTGACTTTAATAACATTATGCgtattaaatattttcactatcttaataaagttattttaactcattagttagtaagtacataatactaAAGCTATATCGTTGAATCAATTTATtggatattaatttattttaaattttgacataATTCTTTACAGATGCttagttaataaaattatttattataaataataggtatttaaaatcacaAAGATTAGAATAGTATTAAGAAATACCTACGTAAAAATACGTAACAACTTAGGAATTAttgtaaatagtacctacctacttattaaaattaccATCTAGGATTTATTAACTGCATATTCAGATGTGAATTCGCaattatttatctttttaattaattacttaatcactaactctaataggtaggtatacctacatgttACACAACCATATGTGCATAAGTACCCTGTAGTAGCTTATACCATTTATACCTACTTCCAATAACTATTGTTAAATACCATAATATATAGATGTTAAGGAATAATTATTTTCTGTTCTACTAACATTGAActtgtatttttgtaataaaatgtttCTTCACCCTTCGCTATTTTACTTCTGCTTCAATCCTATATAAATAGAcccttttaaacaaaacataCAGTACGTAtattaatatgaaataaaaagcTATTCGCTTGAGGGTTTTTAGTTCGGTGCAGTTAACGCAACATACCCCTCTATgaatgttaggtaggtacattcatAGAGGGGTATGTTGAGGATCAGATCTATAAATCGACGATAAGGC
Coding sequences:
- the LOC123867386 gene encoding uncharacterized protein LOC123867386 → MKRKLCVTPSFTCDDDMEELNVAALSHRKESAAPLTAERDGTIFRHPLSYPLALVLRLRVLQIVCGISTLVMGSVAFIEERHKFNMGLGIPAGSLSVLAAAVSIHTSRGWGVSSGASAGTAAAILWAASSCLLIALIVQCSRTILDPPGFNHGDGPDEEAKPSSRDLVVIACVQIALAAATLLSAVICARIDCSA